A genomic window from Nicotiana sylvestris chromosome 11, ASM39365v2, whole genome shotgun sequence includes:
- the LOC104245265 gene encoding protein GLUTAMINE DUMPER 2-like — MTNLEPSSSATSPMALPRSPRHSTFSGGGAYRKISRYLENNEGENGDDIEAGEGNNNDNGSDVKVALPVFEEKFLVIMAGQMKPTFIATPISSRVSSFGSCSSGCTTSSESSTKNSEGEEDEGKK, encoded by the exons ATGACGAATTTAGAGCCATCTTCTTCAGCTACTTCTCCGATGGCGCTGCCACGGTCGCCGAGGCACTCAACATTCAGTGGCGGAG GTGCATATAGGAAAATTTCGAGGTACCTTGAGAATAATGAAGGTGAAAATGgagatgatattgaagctggagAAGGGAATAATAATGATAATGGATCTGATGTGAAGGTTGCACTACCAGTTTTTGAAGAGAAGTTTTTGGTTATTATGGCTGGACAAATGAAGCCAACTTTTATTGCTACACCTATATCTAGTAGGGTTTCATCTTTTGGTAGCTGCAGTAGCGGTTGTACTACGAGCAGTGAGAGTAGTACAAAGAATTCGGAGGGAGAAGAGGATGAAgggaaaaaataa